In Pseudomonas poae, a single genomic region encodes these proteins:
- the tssK gene encoding type VI secretion system baseplate subunit TssK, which translates to MSSRNPVIWHEGLFVKPQHFQQQARAAEAAVHQRVHSLNDALYGFSELALNTEYLGFGKVAITHARGIMPDGSVFDIPHDLAPPAPLEIADSSAVNQIVYLVLPLRSNGALEVRWPDHYGNSRYIARREDIRDTHSDDGDQVGMDLAVPNLQLMLERSDRSAFTGIALGRIKDKRPDGSLVMDEHFYPTSLSLQAVPTLHRYLGEVAGLMRARAQNLAQRIGSPGQSGVADVTDFNLLQTLNRLFPLFQHLARQRQVHPERLYTALAQACGELVTFTDEGHLPQEYPAYQHDNLRESFQLLEHTLRRALGTVLQPRAVSLPIVELQYGVRTAALNDKRLLDNAEFVLAVRAELPAETLRQQLPRQIKISSTEGLEQLVSLQLPGIPLLPLPVAPRHLPFHAGFSYFELDRHHPTWESLRSGSGFGFHIAGEFPELELQFWAIRSEKDE; encoded by the coding sequence ATGAGTTCACGCAACCCCGTTATCTGGCATGAAGGTTTGTTTGTCAAACCCCAGCACTTCCAGCAGCAGGCCCGCGCCGCCGAGGCCGCCGTGCATCAGCGCGTGCACAGCCTGAACGACGCCCTTTACGGTTTCAGCGAACTGGCGTTGAACACCGAATACCTGGGCTTCGGCAAGGTCGCGATTACCCACGCACGCGGGATCATGCCCGATGGCAGTGTCTTCGACATTCCGCATGATCTGGCACCGCCCGCCCCTTTGGAGATCGCCGACAGCAGTGCCGTCAACCAGATCGTCTATCTGGTGCTGCCGCTGCGTTCCAACGGCGCCCTCGAAGTGCGCTGGCCCGACCATTACGGCAACAGCCGCTACATCGCCCGTCGCGAGGACATCCGCGACACCCACAGCGATGACGGCGATCAGGTGGGCATGGACCTGGCCGTGCCTAACCTGCAACTGATGCTTGAACGCAGCGACCGCAGTGCCTTCACCGGCATCGCCCTGGGCCGAATCAAAGACAAACGCCCGGACGGCAGCTTGGTGATGGATGAGCATTTCTATCCCACCAGCCTGTCCCTGCAAGCAGTGCCGACATTGCACCGCTACCTGGGTGAAGTGGCCGGATTGATGCGCGCGCGCGCCCAGAACCTGGCCCAGCGTATTGGCTCGCCGGGGCAGTCGGGCGTGGCCGATGTCACTGACTTCAACTTGCTGCAAACCCTCAATCGCCTGTTCCCGTTGTTCCAGCACCTGGCCCGCCAGCGCCAGGTTCACCCGGAGCGGCTGTACACCGCACTGGCCCAGGCCTGCGGTGAACTGGTGACCTTTACCGATGAAGGTCACCTGCCCCAGGAGTACCCGGCCTACCAACACGACAACCTGCGCGAGTCCTTCCAGCTTCTGGAGCACACCCTGCGTCGCGCCTTGGGCACCGTGCTGCAACCGCGGGCGGTGTCGCTGCCGATCGTCGAGCTGCAATACGGCGTGCGCACTGCCGCATTGAACGACAAGCGCCTGCTGGACAACGCCGAATTCGTACTCGCGGTGCGGGCCGAACTGCCCGCAGAGACCCTGCGCCAGCAACTGCCCAGGCAGATCAAGATCAGCTCCACCGAAGGCCTGGAGCAATTGGTCAGCCTACAACTTCCAGGCATTCCGCTGCTGCCGCTACCGGTTGCGCCGCGTCACCTGCCGTTCCATGCCGGCTTCAGCTACTTCGAACTCGACCGCCATCACCCGACCTGGGAGAGCCTGCGCAGCGGCAGCGGGTTTGGCTTCCATATTGCCGGAGAATTCCCGGAACTGGAGTTGCAGTTCTGGGCCATCAGGAGTGAAAAAGATGAGTGA
- a CDS encoding DotU family type IV/VI secretion system protein: MSDVKNGSNPELDVSPPVFDELVQHFRSQPEPAEPEQPKPKPELLLADPEFDIRGVAWNPLCDAATPLIGLVIRIRRLDQHADVPALYRSVSNQITTIMEEVSQLDYDDGMLKAYSYSLCLLLDEVVMATSWGKLSSWSERSLLSQFHGETRGGERFFTIMNNMIPEAARYQHVLEFMYQCLVSGLKGKYGLHPKGDDEIQKIITQLHGLLRPLRGETPKRLTDPLKNVAPRNYRIKRTWPLWTPWALAAVVLATAYTLYTLRLNAITQEVLVSLERILNL; this comes from the coding sequence ATGAGTGATGTGAAGAACGGCTCCAACCCTGAGTTAGACGTCAGCCCTCCAGTGTTTGACGAACTGGTACAGCACTTCAGAAGCCAGCCGGAACCTGCCGAACCAGAGCAGCCGAAACCAAAACCCGAACTGCTGCTTGCAGACCCTGAGTTCGACATACGCGGTGTGGCGTGGAACCCGCTGTGCGATGCCGCCACGCCCTTGATCGGCCTGGTAATCCGAATACGGCGCCTGGACCAGCATGCCGACGTGCCTGCGTTGTACCGCAGCGTCAGCAACCAGATCACCACGATCATGGAAGAAGTCAGCCAACTCGACTACGACGACGGCATGCTCAAGGCCTACTCCTACAGCCTGTGCCTGTTGCTGGACGAGGTCGTCATGGCCACCTCCTGGGGCAAGCTCTCCAGTTGGAGTGAACGCTCATTGCTCAGCCAGTTCCACGGGGAAACCCGAGGCGGTGAGCGGTTTTTCACCATCATGAACAACATGATCCCCGAAGCGGCCCGGTACCAGCATGTGCTGGAGTTCATGTACCAGTGCCTGGTCTCCGGCCTTAAGGGCAAATATGGCTTACATCCCAAGGGTGATGACGAAATACAGAAAATCATCACCCAACTGCACGGTCTGTTGCGCCCCTTGCGCGGCGAGACGCCCAAACGCCTGACCGACCCGCTCAAAAACGTTGCGCCGCGCAATTACCGGATCAAGCGCACCTGGCCGCTGTGGACACCGTGGGCTTTGGCCGCGGTCGTTTTAGCGACCGCCTACACCCTCTACACCCTGCGTTTGAACGCCATTACCCAGGAAGTGTTGGTCTCTCTGGAGCGGATTCTCAACCTGTAA
- a CDS encoding Hcp family type VI secretion system effector — MPTPAYISIHGKNQGHITKGAFTADSVGNVFVEGHEDEILVQEIDHQIAAPTDPQSGQPAGQRVHEPLIFTSALSKASPMLYQALATGEMLPTVEVKWFRTSGDGKQEHFFTTKLEDATVVKINTVLPHAQDSKNANYTQLIKTSLAYRKVSWSHVVAGTEASDDWRKPA, encoded by the coding sequence ATGCCAACACCCGCGTACATCAGCATCCACGGCAAAAACCAGGGCCATATCACCAAGGGCGCATTCACTGCCGACTCGGTGGGCAACGTCTTTGTGGAAGGCCACGAGGATGAAATCCTCGTCCAGGAAATTGACCACCAGATTGCCGCTCCCACCGATCCGCAAAGCGGTCAGCCTGCCGGCCAGCGCGTGCACGAACCTCTGATCTTCACCAGTGCCTTGAGCAAAGCTTCGCCCATGCTCTACCAGGCCCTGGCCACCGGCGAAATGCTGCCCACCGTCGAGGTCAAGTGGTTCCGCACCTCGGGCGATGGCAAGCAGGAACACTTCTTCACCACCAAGTTGGAAGACGCCACCGTCGTCAAAATCAACACCGTGCTGCCCCACGCCCAGGACAGCAAAAACGCCAACTACACCCAGTTGATCAAGACCAGCCTGGCGTATCGCAAGGTCAGCTGGAGCCATGTGGTGGCTGGCACCGAAGCTTCCGATGACTGGCGTAAACCGGCTTAA